One genomic segment of Erythrolamprus reginae isolate rEryReg1 chromosome 2, rEryReg1.hap1, whole genome shotgun sequence includes these proteins:
- the LOC139158789 gene encoding caveolin-3-like, with amino-acid sequence MAQQEEQEVVDVILEKIDSRDPLTKEIDLVERDPKQINQEVVKVDFEDVIAEPEGTHSFDGVWKASNTTFTVSKYWCYRILSGALGLPLALLWGFLFACVSFCHIWGAMPCIKSYFIEVQCCGRCYALCIRTFCDPLFEAVGKVCSDVRVALRKEHAKD; translated from the exons ATGGcccaacaagaagaacaagaagtagTAGATGTGATTTTGGAGAAGATCGACTCCCGGGACCCTCTCACCAAAGAGATTGATTTGGTGGAAAGAGACCCCAAGCAGATCAACCAAGAGGTGGTCAAG GTAGACTTTGAAGATGTGATCGCTGAGCCAGAGGGCACCCACAGCTTTGATGGAGTGTGGAAGGCCAGCAACACCACCTTTACTGTCAGCAAGTACTGGTGCTACCGGATTCTATCGGGGGCGCTGGGCCTGCCCCTTGCCTTGCTCTGGGGCTTCCTCTTTGCCTGTGTTTCTTTCTGCCACATCTGGGGGGCCATGCCTTGCATCAAGAGCTACTTCATAGAGGTGCAGTGCTGTGGGCGCTGCTATGCCTTGTGCATACGTACCTTCTGCGACCCTCTCTTTGAAGCAGTGGGAAAAGTTTGCAGCGATGTCCGAGTGGCCCTGCGCAAGGAACATGCCAAGGACTGA